ACTAGCCAAAAAACAGGTAAAGCTTCTACCCAAAACGAAGCATAATAAATACTTTGTTTTTTGCTAGACCACAATAAAAATACTGCTGTAAGTATCGATAATATTAGTAATACCATTATTTTTATTTGATGCGTTTCATCTTTAAAAAACTCTAATAAAAAAAACACTACTAACAGAACCATACCCATTAACTTGGTTCCTTTAATACCTATTTTTTGAGGTACGGTAGATAGTTTTAAACTATCGTATTGTAAATCTCTAATTTCAAAAGGTAGCATAAGCACCAACACATAAAGGTAGCGCTGTATAGCTGTTATAATCACGTCGGTATCTACTGCATATTTATTTTCTATTATAGGAAGACACACCGTTACACCCATCCAAACTAATCCAATTAAGTAAATTTTAAGCCCGCCAATACTACGTAGATTATTCTGTTGATCTAAAAAAAAACGTTTTGGCAAAAACGGAATCGCATATAAAAAAGTGACCACCCCAAACCCTGCAATACCCAACAAAGTAAAAAAGCTAAGTTGTAATCCATAATAGCACATTAAAATAAAGGCAAAAAACGAAAAAATCTGAATAGCTTTTAACCAACTTGCGAAGCCTCGATGATGAAATTTGGCCACTCCAAAATACTTAACAAAATTATATCCAGTAATTGACGCATAAAACACAAAGCAAAGCACATTTTTTTCATAAGAAAAACCGAACTCTAAAAGTGTAACATAAGTAAGCGCATACACAGACAAAGCCACGTGAATACTACTATTCAAATAGAAATTAAAAAACTGCTTTAATAGCCTCATGCTGTAAAAATAAACAAACTGTTGATAACACATGTAAATGGTTAAAAACTTTCTGCTTTCTTCCATAAAAAACATCAATTATTATTTATTTTTGCGAAATCTATAACAAATTGTAACTGTAATGAATACAAACGCTTTCGCTTTGCGTCATATTGGTCCTAGAGCAGATGACCAAAATAAAATGTTAACAACCATTGGTGCCGATTCTTTAGATCAGCTTATTTACGAAACCATTCCAGATGATATTCGTTTAAAAAAAGGTTTGGATTTGGACGAACCAATGACAGAACATGAGTATTTACTTCACATTCATGAGTTATCCAAAAAAAACAAAGCCTATAAAACTTATATTGGTTTAGGTTATCATCCTAATATCTTACCTGCAGTAATCCAGCGTAACATATTAGAAAACCCAGGTTGGTACACGGCTTACACACCTTACCAAGCAGAAATTGCTCAAGGTAGATTAGAAGCGCTTTTAAATTACCAAACCATGGTTATTGATTTAACAGGAATGGAAATTGCAAACGCATCGCTGCTTGATGAAAGTACAGCTGCGGCTGAAGCCATGAGTTTACTATTTGCAGTTAGAGAACGTGACCAGAAGAAAGCAGGAGTAAATAAGTTTTTTGTTTCAGAAAACATATTACCACAAACGCTTTCTTTACTACAAACAAGATCGAACCCAATTGGTATTGAACTTGTTGTAGGTACAGAAGAAGATTTTGATTTCTCTGAAGACTTTTTTGGAGCTATTTTACAATACCCAGGAAAAGACGGTCAAATTACAGATATCAAATCTTTTATTTCAAAAGCGAATGATAACAGAATAAAAGTAGCCGTTGCTGCCGATATTTTAAGTTTAGTAAAACTAGAAGCTCCAGGTAAATTTGGTGCAGATGTTGTTCTTGGAACCACACAACGTTTCGGAATCCCAATGGGTTACGGAGGTCCTCACGCCGCTTACTTCGCTACTAAAGAAGCTTACAAACGTGATCTTCCAGGTCGTATTATTGGTGTTACTAAAGATGCTAATGGTAACCGTGCTTTACGCATGGCTTTGCAAACACGCGAGCAACATATTAAGCGAGACAAAGCAACATCAAACATATGTACAGCACAAGTACTTTTAGCTGTTATGGCAAGTATGTATGCCGTTTATCATGGTCCAAAAGGTTTAACGCATATTGCTAATAAAGTACATAACAAAACAGCTATGTTGGCTGGAGCGTTAGAAAAGTTAGGTTACAAACAAGTTAACTCTTCTTATTTCGATACACTTCAAATAAAAACGAAAGCAAAAAAAATAAAGAAAGTAGCCACCGAGAAAAAGGTGAACTTATACTACCCAGATAAAAACACAGTTACTATTTCTATAAACGAAACCACTTCAATTAGAGATATAAACTATTTAATTTCTATTTTCGCTAAGGCTGCAGACAAAAAAACCATTAAAATTTCTTCTATTGAATCTTCAAATAATATTGAAGAAACAATTCAGCGTCAATCAGAATTTCTAACTAGTGATATTTTCAATACACATCACTCAGAAACCGAATTAATGCGTTACATAAAATTACTAGAACGTAAAGATTTATCATTAAATCACTCTATGATTTCTTTAGGTTCTTGTACCATGAAACTTAACGCTGCCGCGGAAATGTTACCATTAAGTATTTTTAAATGGGCAAACATTCACCCATTTGTTCCTGCTAAACAAGCCAAAGGTTATTTAACAGTAATTAAAGAATTAGAAGATCAACTTACCGAAATTACTGGCTTTGCAGCAACATCGCTACAACCAAATTCTGGTGCCCAAGGTGAATTTGCTGGTTTAATGGTTATAAAAGCATATCACGAATCTCGTAACGATCATCACAGAAATATTTGCTTAATACCTTCTTCTGCACACGGAACAAACCCTGCAAGTGCTGTTATGGCTGGCATGAAAGTAGTTGTAACAAAATCTACAGCAGAAGGAAATATCGATGTAGACGATTTACGCGAAAAAGCAGAATTACATAAGGATAATTTATCTTGCTTAATGGTCACTTACCCATCTACACATGGTGTTTACGAGTCGGCTATTAAAGAAATTACACAACTTATTCACGATAACGGCGGACAAGTTTATATGGATGGTGCAAACATGAACGCACAAGTAGGTTTAACAAACCCAGGTAATATTGGTGCCGATGTTTGTCACTTAAACTTACACAAAACCTTTGCTATCCCTCATGGAGGCGGTGGCCCAGGTGTTGGTCCAATTTGTGTTGCCAAACAGCTTGTACCATTTTTACCAGGAAATCCTATTGTAAAAACAGGCGGAAAAAATGCCATTACTGCTATTTCTGCAGCGCCTTTTGGTTCTGCTTTAGCCTGTTTAATTTCTTACGGTTATATTAAAATGTTAGGTGCAGAAGGTTTAACAGAATCGACTAGAATAGCCATCTTAAACGCTAACTACATCAAACAACGTTTACAAGGTAATTTCGATACATTATATTCTGGAGAACGCGGACGTGCAGCTCACGAAATGATTGTAGATTGTCGCCCATTTAAAGCAAACGGTATTGAGGTTAGTGACATCGCGAAACGTTTAATGGATTATGGTTTCCATGCTCCAACAGTTTCTTTTCCAGTTGCAGGAACATTAATGATTGAACCTACAGAAAGTGAAAGCAAAGCTGAAATTGATCGTTTTTGTGACGCTATGATCTCAATAAAAAGAGAAATAGACAGTGTATCTAAAGACGATGACAACAACGTTTTAAAAAACGCACCACACACATTAGATATGATTACGGCAGACGAATGGATTTTTCCGTACTCGCGCGAAACAGCAGCATTTCCGCTAGATTACGTAAGAGAGAATAAATTTTGGCCAAGTGTTCGTCGTGTAGATGATGCTTACGGTGACCGTAATTTAATATGTTCTTGTACGCCTATAGAGGCTTATATGGAGGCATAAACACCCTTTGAACATCGTAAAATAATAGAAAATAATTTATATATTTTTTAATAAGATTTTATATTGCCGATATATAAACCATATCGGCAATTTTATGTCTTTTTCGTTATTGAATTAACTCAAAATTGAATAACATTTTTGGCTTTATATAACTAAAAAAAATACGCAAGCCTTAAAACTACGGCGTGTTTTTCTAAAGAAATGGAGATGTAAAGAGGACTTCTTATTGCAGTCCTTTTCAATTAAGAATTAGTAGCATATGAATATTAAAATCACCGGAACAGGAAGCTATATTCCTGATAATGTTGAAAAAAACGAAAATTTTCACAGTAACGAATTTTTAAATAGTGATGGCACCGTAATAAACGCTCCAAACGAAGTTATTGTTCGGAAATTTAAGGCCATTACAGGTATCGATGAACGTCGTTATGCCAAGAATCACTTAAACACATCAGACCTAGCCTCTTTCGCGGCAGAAAAAGCCATTGAAAGCGCTAAAATTAATCGAGAAGATCTAGACTATATTATCGTCGCTCATAATTACGGCGATGTACGTCATGATAGCATCCAGAGTGATACCGTACCAAGTATGGCCTCTCGAGTTAAACATTTATTACGCATAAAAAGCCCAAACTGTGTAGCCTACGATTTACTTTTTGGTTGCCCAGGCTGGATACAAGGTGTTATACAAGCTCATGCTTTTATTACAGCTGGTATTGCTAAAAAATGCTTAGTTATTGGTGCAGAAACGTTATCTAGAATTCTAGATCCGCACGATCGTGACTCTATGATTTATGGTGATGGCGCTGGAGCTGTTGTTATTGAAGCTACCACTGAAGAAGGTGGTATTATCAATCATAAATCTGCTACATATTCTTTAGACGAAGCACATTACATTTATTTTGGAGAAACGAACAATCCTGAAATAAAAGAAGACCGTCGCTATATAAAAATGTATGGTCGTAAAATTTACGAATTTGCATTAACAAACGTACCACTAGCCATGAAATCGTGTTTAGATGAAGCTGGTATAGATATAAAAGAAGTAAAAAAAGTACTTATACACCAAGCCAACGAAAAAATGGACGAGGCGATTGTAAAACGCTTCTACAAACTCTATAATTTAGAGATGCCAGAAGGTGTTATGCCAATGTCTATCGCTAAATTAGGGAATTCTAGTGTGGCTACTGTACCTACATTATTCGATATTATCTTAAAAGGTCAATTGGAAAATCAAGAAATTAATAAAGGTGATATCATTCTTTTTGCTAGTGTTGGTGCTGGTATGAATATTAATGCTATTGTTTATAAACATTAAAAATGTACGAAAATAGTTTTCCTAATAAACGTTTTAAACATACTATTGAGTTCTTAAAAAAACATGTTTCAAACTCCGAAACTATTTTAGATTTAGGCGTTGTAAACCCGTTTACTAAAATAATGGAAGAACATGGTTTTTCAGTAGAAAACACCAAAGGGGAAGATTTAGATGAAGACACCTCAACTATAACAAACACTCAAGCTAGCGTTGTAACTGCTTTCGAAATTTTCGAACATTTACTTTCTCCTTACACTGCTTTAAAAGCTATTAAAGGAGATAAACTAGTAGCGAGCGTACCATTAAAATTGTGGTTTTCTTCAGCATATAGAAGTAAAACAGATATGCTCGACCGTCATTACCACGAGTTTGAAGATTGGCAATTC
The window above is part of the Algibacter sp. L3A6 genome. Proteins encoded here:
- the gcvP gene encoding aminomethyl-transferring glycine dehydrogenase → MNTNAFALRHIGPRADDQNKMLTTIGADSLDQLIYETIPDDIRLKKGLDLDEPMTEHEYLLHIHELSKKNKAYKTYIGLGYHPNILPAVIQRNILENPGWYTAYTPYQAEIAQGRLEALLNYQTMVIDLTGMEIANASLLDESTAAAEAMSLLFAVRERDQKKAGVNKFFVSENILPQTLSLLQTRSNPIGIELVVGTEEDFDFSEDFFGAILQYPGKDGQITDIKSFISKANDNRIKVAVAADILSLVKLEAPGKFGADVVLGTTQRFGIPMGYGGPHAAYFATKEAYKRDLPGRIIGVTKDANGNRALRMALQTREQHIKRDKATSNICTAQVLLAVMASMYAVYHGPKGLTHIANKVHNKTAMLAGALEKLGYKQVNSSYFDTLQIKTKAKKIKKVATEKKVNLYYPDKNTVTISINETTSIRDINYLISIFAKAADKKTIKISSIESSNNIEETIQRQSEFLTSDIFNTHHSETELMRYIKLLERKDLSLNHSMISLGSCTMKLNAAAEMLPLSIFKWANIHPFVPAKQAKGYLTVIKELEDQLTEITGFAATSLQPNSGAQGEFAGLMVIKAYHESRNDHHRNICLIPSSAHGTNPASAVMAGMKVVVTKSTAEGNIDVDDLREKAELHKDNLSCLMVTYPSTHGVYESAIKEITQLIHDNGGQVYMDGANMNAQVGLTNPGNIGADVCHLNLHKTFAIPHGGGGPGVGPICVAKQLVPFLPGNPIVKTGGKNAITAISAAPFGSALACLISYGYIKMLGAEGLTESTRIAILNANYIKQRLQGNFDTLYSGERGRAAHEMIVDCRPFKANGIEVSDIAKRLMDYGFHAPTVSFPVAGTLMIEPTESESKAEIDRFCDAMISIKREIDSVSKDDDNNVLKNAPHTLDMITADEWIFPYSRETAAFPLDYVRENKFWPSVRRVDDAYGDRNLICSCTPIEAYMEA
- a CDS encoding 3-oxoacyl-ACP synthase III family protein produces the protein MNIKITGTGSYIPDNVEKNENFHSNEFLNSDGTVINAPNEVIVRKFKAITGIDERRYAKNHLNTSDLASFAAEKAIESAKINREDLDYIIVAHNYGDVRHDSIQSDTVPSMASRVKHLLRIKSPNCVAYDLLFGCPGWIQGVIQAHAFITAGIAKKCLVIGAETLSRILDPHDRDSMIYGDGAGAVVIEATTEEGGIINHKSATYSLDEAHYIYFGETNNPEIKEDRRYIKMYGRKIYEFALTNVPLAMKSCLDEAGIDIKEVKKVLIHQANEKMDEAIVKRFYKLYNLEMPEGVMPMSIAKLGNSSVATVPTLFDIILKGQLENQEINKGDIILFASVGAGMNINAIVYKH
- a CDS encoding methyltransferase, yielding MYENSFPNKRFKHTIEFLKKHVSNSETILDLGVVNPFTKIMEEHGFSVENTKGEDLDEDTSTITNTQASVVTAFEIFEHLLSPYTALKAIKGDKLVASVPLKLWFSSAYRSKTDMLDRHYHEFEDWQFDWLLEKAGWKIIDRKKWTNPPKKIGIRPILRRFTPRYYIVYAERI